GGTAGACGATCTCACCGGTCTCCCCCGGGCCCTGGACCTCGCCGGTCGCGTCCATGGTCTTGGCCAGCACGGAGACCGACTGGGGCCCCCAAGACTCGGGCGCGCTGTGGCGGTGCTCGGGCCACTGCATGACGGTCGTCGGCACGACCTCGGTCTGACCGGAGCCGAGGATGACATCCGCGTTGGGGTACATCGCGTCGACGGCGTCGAGCAGCTCGGAGGGCATGGGTGCCATCGCGTAGATGGCGGTCGTGACCGAGCTCAGGTCACGCGGCTGCTGCTGCTGCACGCCGACGCAGGCGCGGTGCATCATCGGCAGCATCATCATGTGCGTCACCCGGTGGCGCTCGATGAGGTCGAGGCTGGCGACGGGGTCGAAGGCCATCGGTCCCAGGACCGCCGTGCCACCCATCATCAGCACCGGCATCGTCACCGTGTTCAACGCCGTGACGTGGAACATGGGCAGCACGACGAGCATCACCGGCGAGTTCGGCCCCCAGGACTGGCGGGTGACCAGGGCATTGGACAGCAGCGAGGTGACCAGCGAGGTGTGGCTGACGAGCACCCCCTTCGGCCGTGACGTCGTCCCGGAGGTGTAGAGGCACTGCACGATGTCACGATCGTCGACGATGACCTCGAGCGGTGTGGACGGGGCATCGTCGACGAGGCCCTGCCAGCTGTGCGTCGACAGGCCGGCCACAGGCTCGGGGTCGTCCTCGTCGGTGACGATGACGTTCTGGACGACGGGCACCGATGGCAGCACCTGCTCGTGCAGCGGACGGAAGACGGAGTCCGTGACGAGCACCGGCGGCTGGGAGTCCTGGAGGATCCACCCCTGGTCCTGTCCGGAGAGCAGGAAGTTCAGCGGCATGCAGACCAGGCCTGCGCGGGCGCAGGCGTAGTAGGTCGCCAGCAGCCGCCACGAGTTCATCATCGTCACGGCCACCGGGCTGCCGGCGGGCAGCCCGAGGCGCAGGAGCGCGTGCCCCAGACGATCCGCGGTCTCCGCGAGCTCCCGGTAGGTCACCTCGCGGCCGCCGTCGACGACGGCGACCCGGTCGGGGAAGAGCGCGGCGGAGCGGACGAGGACGTCGCCGGCGTTGTTGCGGGTGGCGAGGTTGTACTCGAGGGGATCGACGAGCGACAGGTCAGGCTTCATTGGATGTCCTTGTGGTGGTGGGGTCAGTCGAGGAAGAGATCGGGCACGAGCTGGCTGA
The genomic region above belongs to Janibacter limosus and contains:
- a CDS encoding class I adenylate-forming enzyme family protein, whose translation is MKPDLSLVDPLEYNLATRNNAGDVLVRSAALFPDRVAVVDGGREVTYRELAETADRLGHALLRLGLPAGSPVAVTMMNSWRLLATYYACARAGLVCMPLNFLLSGQDQGWILQDSQPPVLVTDSVFRPLHEQVLPSVPVVQNVIVTDEDDPEPVAGLSTHSWQGLVDDAPSTPLEVIVDDRDIVQCLYTSGTTSRPKGVLVSHTSLVTSLLSNALVTRQSWGPNSPVMLVVLPMFHVTALNTVTMPVLMMGGTAVLGPMAFDPVASLDLIERHRVTHMMMLPMMHRACVGVQQQQPRDLSSVTTAIYAMAPMPSELLDAVDAMYPNADVILGSGQTEVVPTTVMQWPEHRHSAPESWGPQSVSVLAKTMDATGEVQGPGETGEIVYRAPNVCSGYWNNAEANQAAFAHGWFHSSDIGHLDDAGVVWFTDRLKDIIKSGGENVSSVVVEGVVLGAPGVAECTVIGVPDERWGEAVCAVVVPDGSVAEPDLEAGVIAHAKAKLAGFQVPKQVRVVDGLPKTATGKIQKHEVRGLIR